GTGGTGTTCGCCAGCCAGCATGCCGGCGTGCGCGAGGCGCTGGCGGCGGCCACGCCACGGCTTTCCGCGCTACTGGCCGATCAGGGTATCCAGCTGGTGAACGTACAGGTGGCATCCGATTCGCTGAACCAGCAGACCCAACAGCAGGCCTCCGCGCAGCAGCAACAGGGTGGGCAGCAATCGGGCGGTGGATTCGCGTCCGCGCAGGGCGAGCAGACCGGCCAGGTGATCGATGCGGAGCAGCTGGCCGGTGCCGTGCATTTGCCGGTGGCGAGATCAGGATTGAGCCTTTACGCCTAATGCAAGAAAGCGGGTGAGGACGTAAGCCTTAATGCTTGTTTTTCTTACAGTTTTGGGTTATAAACCACGCGAGTGGAGAACCCGGAACGGCCCTTGGTTTGCGGCCCGATTCCAGTAGCGGAAGAGGTGAGAATGGCAGAGGCGAAAGTCGTGGAGCCCGCGGGTGGCAAGGGCAAGAAGACGTTGATGATCGTCATCATCGTCGCTGTCGTGGTGCTGGTGCTGGTGGTGGCGCTTGGCGTCGTTGCCTTCCTGTTGCTGCGCTCGCCAGCGCCCGCCGAAGGCGGCGAGCAGGCAGCGTCGCAATCCGAGGCTGAAGGCGGCCACCAGAAGAAAGAGAAGAAAAAGAAGGACGCCGAGCACGATACCCCGCCCGTCTACGAAAAACTGCAGACCATCACCGCCAACCTCAGCAGTGAGGAAGAGGATGCGGTGGTGCAGACCGAGATCGTGCTGGAAGTGGCCGATGCCGAGACGCAGACCCAACTGAAGAACATCATGCCCAAGATTCAGGCCGAGACGATCAAGCTGATCCGTGGCAGAGCCCCGGCAGAGTTGCGCACCGTGGCCGGCACCGACAAGCTCGCCGGCGACATTCGCGGCATGGTGAACGGTCTTCTGGACGTGCACGACAAGGACGAGGGCGTGCTCTCGGTCAATTTCACTACATTTATCATGCAATAGGCCGATAACGCGCTAAGGTAACCTGCAAGCGGCAATCATGGCGGACGATATCCTTTCCCAGGAAGAGGTCGACGCGCTACTGCGCGGTGTGACCGGCGAGGAGGATCAGGGCGACGAGCAACTCGACGCCTCGTCCGTGCGCGCCTACGACATCGGTCGTCAGGAGCGCATCGTGCGTGGGCGCATGCCCACGCTGGAAATCATCAATGAGCGTTTCGCCCGTTACTTGCGCATCGC
This region of Chitinolyticbacter meiyuanensis genomic DNA includes:
- a CDS encoding flagellar basal body-associated FliL family protein, which encodes MAEAKVVEPAGGKGKKTLMIVIIVAVVVLVLVVALGVVAFLLLRSPAPAEGGEQAASQSEAEGGHQKKEKKKKDAEHDTPPVYEKLQTITANLSSEEEDAVVQTEIVLEVADAETQTQLKNIMPKIQAETIKLIRGRAPAELRTVAGTDKLAGDIRGMVNGLLDVHDKDEGVLSVNFTTFIMQ